A window of the Lolium perenne isolate Kyuss_39 chromosome 7, Kyuss_2.0, whole genome shotgun sequence genome harbors these coding sequences:
- the LOC139833748 gene encoding uncharacterized protein — protein MECPHDGCGSVVAYNRLHDHELACPHGPCDCTEAGCDFAASPAALIAHLREIHSIYVDMIPYGTAMAFIIPVLASPEPRRPVIFYGNDGTVFVWHTYTQVHPENGCVLASLSVECVRSAACVWPEYKVSMSLHGKPSPNRSEIGLMRPNHTATILANSTTTPGPPKRRN, from the coding sequence ATGGAGTGCCCCCACGACGGGTGCGGGAGTGTGGTCGCCTACAACAGGCTCCACGACCATGagctcgcgtgcccgcacggcccgtGCGACTGCACAGAGGCTGGCTGTGACTTCGCCGCCTCGCCAGCAGCGCTCATCGCCCACCTCAGAGAAATCCATTCGATTTATGTGGACATGATCCCGTACGGCACCGCGATGGCGTTCATCATCCCGGTGCTGGCATCGCCAGAGCCAAGACGTCCGGTCATCTTCTACGGGAACGATGGTACCGTGTTCGTCTGGCACACATATACGCAAGTCCATCCGGAGAATGGATGCGTGCTGGCCAGCCTATCCGTTGAGTGCGTTAGGTCGGcggcgtgcgtgtggccggagtacAAGGTGAGTATGTCGTTGCACGGCAAGCCATCACCTAATCGCTCTGAGATCGGTTTAATGCGCCCCAACCATACGGCCACTATTCTGGCGAACAGCACGACCACGCCGGGCCCGCCAAAGCGTCGGAACTAG